The following are from one region of the bacterium genome:
- a CDS encoding amidohydrolase yields MKMEDMILVSVDDHVCEPPDMWKNALPDKWKSRAPELVTRADGTNAWVFEGRQIPNIGLNAVAGRPPEEYGMEPTALDQLRPGCFDVDARIEDMNANGVLGSLCFPTVPGFCGELFGQNDDKDLARAMTQAYNDWHIDEWCGAHPGRFLPLAIPMMWDPKLLADEVRRVAKKGCHAISFADSPTGLGYPSLHDASWEPFWKACADEGTVVCLHIGSGTGMALNDPSAPIEIMITGTPISLFNVATELVYSDFLRRYPTLKIALSEGGIGWIPYFLERIDYVHDHHSPWTHQDFGPGRKPSDLFREQIVTCFIDDDAGIANRDRIGVDTLTWECDYPHSDTTWPRSPEKLWRSVKDLPKQEIDQITHLNAMRQFQYDPFSVIPREQCTVGALRAPAGDVDVSIQAGGGGKPPSDYEKGYVTIGDVVKQLADAFSVAWDNDEPK; encoded by the coding sequence ATGAAGATGGAGGACATGATCCTGGTGAGCGTGGACGACCACGTCTGCGAGCCCCCCGACATGTGGAAGAACGCGCTCCCGGACAAGTGGAAGTCCCGGGCGCCCGAGCTCGTGACGCGCGCCGACGGGACCAATGCCTGGGTCTTCGAGGGCCGGCAGATCCCCAACATCGGGCTGAACGCCGTCGCCGGTCGCCCACCCGAGGAATACGGGATGGAGCCGACGGCCCTCGACCAGCTCCGACCGGGTTGCTTCGACGTGGACGCGCGGATCGAGGACATGAACGCGAACGGCGTCCTCGGATCCCTCTGTTTTCCGACCGTGCCGGGCTTCTGCGGCGAGCTCTTCGGCCAGAACGACGACAAGGACCTCGCCCGGGCGATGACCCAGGCGTACAACGACTGGCACATCGACGAGTGGTGCGGCGCCCATCCCGGTCGCTTCCTTCCGCTCGCGATCCCCATGATGTGGGACCCGAAGCTCCTCGCCGACGAGGTCCGTCGGGTCGCGAAGAAGGGCTGCCACGCGATCTCCTTCGCCGACTCCCCGACCGGACTCGGCTATCCGAGCCTGCACGACGCGAGCTGGGAGCCCTTCTGGAAGGCGTGCGCCGACGAGGGAACCGTCGTCTGCCTGCACATCGGCTCCGGGACCGGCATGGCGCTGAACGATCCGAGCGCGCCGATCGAGATCATGATCACCGGCACGCCCATCAGCCTCTTCAACGTCGCGACCGAGCTCGTCTACTCGGACTTCCTGCGGCGCTACCCGACGCTCAAGATCGCGCTCTCCGAGGGCGGCATCGGCTGGATCCCCTACTTCCTGGAACGCATCGACTACGTCCACGACCACCACAGTCCGTGGACGCATCAGGACTTCGGCCCGGGCCGGAAACCGAGCGACCTCTTCCGGGAGCAGATCGTCACCTGCTTCATCGACGACGACGCGGGCATCGCCAATCGGGACCGGATCGGCGTCGACACGCTGACCTGGGAATGCGACTACCCCCACTCGGACACGACCTGGCCCCGCTCGCCCGAGAAGCTCTGGCGGTCGGTGAAGGATCTCCCGAAGCAGGAGATCGACCAGATCACCCACCTGAACGCCATGCGGCAGTTCCAGTACGACCCGTTCTCGGTGATTCCGCGCGAGCAGTGCACCGTCGGCGCGCTCCGCGCGCCGGCGGGGGACGTCGACGTCTCGATCCAGGCGGGGGGCGGCGGCAAGCCGCCGAGCGACTACGAGAAGGGGTACGTCACGATCGGCGACGTGGTGAAGCAGCTCGCCGACGCCTTCTCCGTCGCGTGGGACAACGACGAACCCAAGTGA
- a CDS encoding enoyl-CoA hydratase encodes MKYVNYANKDFVATITLARGDKANAQNEGMLDELHECFLEAERDDSVRVIVMRAEGKHFSAGHDLDTSHEDSVQLFEPDGSFRLDKIYRWEAKKFFGYSWYWRNIPKPTIAAVQGKAIAGALNLIFPMDLIVASEDALFSDPVVLMAVGGVEYHGHTWDLGARRAKDLLYTGRPMTAEEAHHVGLVREVVPRDELWDRTDALAREISKRHPFGLAQAKRAVNQTLDVQGYYAALQAVFDIHQTGHGNAISYSGYPMLSDLSEMKSEIGKKG; translated from the coding sequence GTGAAGTACGTCAACTACGCGAACAAGGACTTCGTCGCGACGATCACCCTCGCGCGCGGCGACAAGGCCAACGCCCAGAACGAAGGCATGCTGGACGAGCTCCACGAGTGCTTCCTCGAGGCCGAGCGGGACGATTCCGTCCGGGTGATCGTCATGCGGGCCGAAGGCAAGCACTTCTCGGCGGGACACGACCTCGACACCAGCCACGAGGACTCCGTCCAGCTCTTCGAGCCGGACGGCTCCTTCCGCCTCGACAAGATCTACCGCTGGGAGGCGAAGAAATTCTTCGGCTACTCGTGGTACTGGCGGAACATCCCGAAGCCGACGATCGCGGCGGTCCAGGGCAAGGCGATCGCCGGAGCCCTCAACCTGATCTTTCCGATGGATCTGATCGTCGCCTCCGAGGACGCGCTCTTCTCCGACCCGGTCGTCTTGATGGCGGTGGGCGGCGTCGAGTACCACGGACATACCTGGGACCTCGGCGCGCGGCGCGCGAAGGACCTGCTCTACACCGGACGACCGATGACCGCGGAAGAGGCGCACCACGTCGGGCTCGTGCGCGAGGTCGTGCCGCGTGACGAGCTCTGGGACCGGACCGACGCTCTCGCCCGCGAGATCTCGAAGCGCCATCCCTTCGGCCTCGCCCAGGCGAAGCGCGCCGTGAATCAGACCCTCGACGTCCAGGGCTACTACGCGGCCCTCCAGGCCGTCTTCGACATCCACCAGACGGGCCACGGGAACGCGATCAGCTACTCGGGCTACCCCATGTTGTCGGACCTGTCCGAGATGAAGAGCGAGATCGGCAAGAAGGGCTGA
- a CDS encoding dihydrodipicolinate reductase — protein MSPPDPSTKRRVVQWSTGACGSLAIAALARRPDLELVGTWVHDPAKVGRDVGELSGGAPIGVRATDDADALLALAPDCVCYTAIGESRPEACLDDLCRILRAGVNVVSTSVPGLIHAPAYDPGVVARLEAACLEGDASLYMSGIEPGFVADHLVAMLSTGSSEIESIRTQELFSYSDYPVSFTMFEFMGFGKPEEHVAILEQPGIQTSIWGPPIRMVADVLGVELDGIRETYEKRVTPRPLDVAAGHIEAGTVGALRFETIGVVDGRDAIVIEHVNRMALDLAPDWPIADRDGVYRIEIEGNPKLDCELRVGTERNFSDQGLVVTTMRAVNAIPYVCDATSGIKGAMDLPLTVPVGAM, from the coding sequence ATGAGTCCCCCCGATCCCTCGACAAAGCGGCGCGTCGTCCAGTGGTCGACGGGCGCGTGCGGCTCGCTCGCGATCGCCGCCCTCGCGAGGCGCCCGGATCTCGAGCTCGTCGGCACGTGGGTCCACGACCCGGCGAAGGTCGGGCGTGACGTGGGCGAGCTCTCCGGCGGTGCCCCGATCGGCGTCCGCGCGACCGACGACGCGGACGCCCTCCTCGCCCTGGCTCCGGACTGCGTGTGTTACACGGCGATCGGCGAGTCGCGACCCGAGGCCTGCCTCGACGACCTCTGCCGGATCCTCCGCGCCGGCGTGAACGTCGTCAGCACCAGCGTGCCCGGCCTGATCCACGCCCCGGCCTACGACCCGGGCGTCGTCGCGCGTCTCGAAGCGGCCTGCCTCGAAGGCGACGCCTCTCTGTACATGTCGGGCATCGAGCCGGGCTTCGTGGCGGACCACCTCGTTGCGATGCTCTCGACCGGGTCGAGCGAGATCGAGTCGATCCGCACGCAGGAGCTCTTCAGCTACTCCGACTATCCCGTCTCGTTCACGATGTTCGAGTTCATGGGCTTCGGCAAGCCCGAGGAGCACGTCGCGATCCTCGAGCAGCCCGGCATCCAGACGTCGATCTGGGGACCGCCGATCCGGATGGTCGCCGACGTGCTCGGCGTCGAGCTCGACGGGATCCGCGAGACCTACGAGAAGCGGGTGACTCCGCGCCCGCTCGACGTCGCCGCCGGACACATCGAAGCCGGGACCGTGGGCGCGCTTCGCTTCGAGACGATCGGCGTCGTCGACGGCCGCGACGCGATCGTGATCGAGCACGTCAACCGCATGGCGCTCGACCTCGCACCGGACTGGCCGATCGCCGACCGCGACGGCGTCTACCGGATCGAGATCGAGGGCAACCCGAAGCTCGACTGCGAGCTCCGGGTCGGGACCGAGCGGAACTTCTCGGACCAGGGCCTCGTCGTGACGACGATGCGGGCCGTCAACGCGATCCCCTACGTCTGCGATGCGACGTCGGGGATCAAGGGAGCGATGGACCTGCCGCTCACCGTTCCCGTCGGCGCCATGTAA
- a CDS encoding amidohydrolase, with amino-acid sequence MASLPIDADNHYYEPLDAFTRHLDRAFRDRGVKVVQEGKRTFLLMGGKLNRFIPNPTFDPIIVPGCLDPLFRGQIPEGVDPRSLMKVEPLPQEYRDRDLRVKVMDEQGLGAAILFPTLGCGVEQALANDVGATMASLHAFNRWLEEDWGFDYEGRLIAAPMLSLADPDAAVTELDSLLERGARIVHVRPAPVPAANGASRSLGDPIFDPIWARLSEASVPVAFHLGDSGYEGRMASAWGASGTFEGFGNMDILSRVLVADRAIHDTVASLIVHGAFQRHPGLRVASIENGSDWLHLLAKRLRKQANQTPWAFAEDPLDTIRRHVWTTPYLEEDLEKLADLVGVERILFGSDWPHGEGVAQPLDFAKELGAFDEAAKQRIMHDNVSELLGN; translated from the coding sequence ATGGCGAGCCTGCCGATCGATGCCGACAACCACTACTACGAGCCGCTCGATGCGTTCACGCGTCACCTGGACCGCGCCTTTCGCGATCGCGGCGTGAAGGTGGTCCAGGAGGGGAAGCGAACCTTCCTGCTGATGGGCGGCAAGCTGAACCGCTTCATCCCCAACCCGACCTTCGATCCGATCATCGTGCCCGGCTGCCTCGACCCGCTCTTCCGCGGTCAGATTCCGGAGGGTGTCGACCCGCGGTCCCTGATGAAGGTCGAGCCCTTGCCGCAGGAGTACCGAGATCGGGATCTCCGGGTCAAGGTGATGGACGAGCAGGGGCTCGGGGCCGCGATCCTCTTCCCGACTCTCGGTTGTGGCGTCGAGCAGGCGCTGGCGAACGACGTCGGCGCGACGATGGCGTCGCTCCATGCGTTCAATCGTTGGCTGGAAGAGGACTGGGGCTTCGACTACGAAGGGCGCCTGATCGCGGCGCCGATGCTCTCGTTGGCGGATCCCGACGCGGCGGTGACGGAGCTCGACTCGCTGCTCGAGCGCGGTGCGCGGATCGTGCACGTTCGCCCGGCGCCGGTGCCGGCCGCGAACGGCGCGTCGCGTTCGCTCGGCGACCCGATCTTCGATCCGATCTGGGCGCGACTCTCCGAGGCGTCCGTCCCCGTGGCCTTCCATCTCGGCGACAGCGGCTACGAAGGGCGGATGGCCTCGGCGTGGGGAGCGAGTGGGACCTTCGAAGGCTTCGGCAACATGGACATCCTGAGTCGCGTGCTGGTCGCCGACCGCGCGATCCACGACACGGTCGCGTCGTTGATCGTCCACGGCGCCTTCCAGCGGCACCCGGGACTCCGGGTCGCGAGCATCGAGAATGGATCGGACTGGCTCCATCTCCTCGCGAAGCGATTGCGGAAGCAGGCGAACCAGACGCCCTGGGCGTTCGCAGAGGATCCGCTCGATACGATCCGGCGGCACGTCTGGACGACGCCGTACCTCGAAGAGGATCTCGAGAAGCTCGCGGACCTCGTCGGCGTGGAGCGCATCCTCTTCGGGTCCGACTGGCCGCACGGCGAGGGCGTGGCCCAGCCGCTCGACTTCGCGAAGGAGCTCGGTGCCTTCGACGAAGCGGCGAAGCAGCGCATCATGCACGACAACGTCTCGGAGCTGCTCGGCAACTAG
- a CDS encoding enoyl-CoA hydratase/isomerase family protein, translated as MPGQVHFEKQDGVATLTLDHPKARNAFDYEMTQELRRRWAEISADGEIVCVIVTAAGEKAFCTGWDVTSTAAGESQHFAKAERLDAPYCQITALQNRCWKPVITAVNGMCVGGGLHFIADSDIVIASETATFFDPHCEVGMLSGYEPVGLARKIPLDAVFRMALLGSAERMSAERAMELGMIGEIVPQDRLMERARELAAIIARQSPAALARTKRTIWRSLDHGLEAGLDYAYEELKVHSDHPDMIEGPSAFLEKRAPNWAPYTGDDD; from the coding sequence GTGCCTGGTCAAGTCCACTTCGAGAAGCAGGACGGCGTCGCGACGCTGACCCTGGACCACCCGAAGGCGCGCAACGCCTTCGACTACGAGATGACGCAGGAGCTCCGTCGGCGCTGGGCCGAGATCTCGGCGGACGGAGAGATCGTCTGCGTGATCGTGACGGCCGCCGGCGAGAAGGCCTTCTGTACGGGCTGGGACGTCACGTCCACTGCGGCAGGGGAGAGCCAGCACTTCGCCAAGGCGGAGCGCCTCGACGCCCCCTACTGCCAGATCACGGCGCTCCAGAACCGCTGCTGGAAGCCCGTCATCACCGCCGTCAACGGCATGTGCGTCGGCGGCGGGCTCCATTTCATCGCGGACTCCGACATCGTGATCGCCTCCGAGACCGCCACCTTCTTCGATCCGCACTGCGAGGTCGGGATGCTCTCCGGGTACGAGCCGGTCGGCCTGGCGCGAAAGATCCCCCTGGACGCCGTCTTCCGGATGGCGCTGCTCGGGAGCGCGGAGCGGATGAGCGCCGAGCGCGCCATGGAGCTCGGCATGATCGGCGAGATCGTTCCGCAGGACCGACTGATGGAGCGCGCGCGCGAGCTGGCGGCGATCATCGCCCGCCAATCGCCGGCCGCGCTCGCCCGTACGAAGCGAACGATCTGGCGCAGTCTCGACCACGGACTCGAGGCCGGGCTCGACTACGCGTACGAGGAGCTCAAGGTCCATTCGGATCACCCCGACATGATCGAAGGCCCGAGCGCGTTCCTCGAGAAGCGCGCACCGAACTGGGCGCCGTACACGGGCGACGACGATTGA
- a CDS encoding GntR family transcriptional regulator — MPKFRASASGSDPGRETDRPMERSSVSEVVADHIRRQVFFGELVDGQRVPQREIAEALGVSSVPVREALAGLQREGVVSIEPNRGAFAIGLDAEVVREQFYIFGRIYGRATRVATQRADADFVLDLRKKADAIESAKDADALLSASIRFQLTIVEHGGSMRLRAIFTPLSRIVPGNFFVTIPGSGEATRRGVAAMMIEIEGRRPAAAERACWELVDEIGELVAARFED, encoded by the coding sequence ATGCCGAAGTTCAGAGCGAGTGCCAGCGGGTCCGACCCGGGTCGCGAGACCGATCGCCCCATGGAGCGGTCGAGCGTCTCCGAGGTCGTCGCGGATCACATCCGGCGTCAGGTCTTCTTCGGCGAGCTCGTCGACGGGCAACGCGTGCCGCAGCGCGAGATCGCCGAGGCGCTCGGCGTCAGCTCCGTGCCGGTTCGCGAAGCGCTCGCCGGTCTGCAGCGCGAGGGCGTGGTGTCGATCGAACCGAATCGCGGTGCGTTCGCGATCGGGCTCGACGCCGAGGTGGTCCGGGAGCAGTTCTACATCTTCGGGCGGATCTACGGGCGCGCGACGCGGGTCGCGACCCAGCGCGCGGACGCGGACTTCGTCCTGGACCTCCGCAAGAAGGCGGACGCGATCGAGTCCGCGAAGGACGCCGACGCGCTGCTCTCCGCCAGCATCCGATTCCAGCTCACGATCGTCGAGCACGGCGGCTCCATGCGGCTTCGCGCGATCTTCACGCCGCTCTCGCGGATCGTGCCGGGCAACTTCTTCGTGACGATCCCGGGATCCGGGGAGGCCACGCGGCGCGGCGTGGCGGCCATGATGATCGAGATCGAGGGACGTCGGCCGGCGGCGGCCGAGCGGGCCTGCTGGGAGCTGGTCGACGAGATCGGCGAGCTCGTGGCCGCACGCTTTGAGGACTGA
- a CDS encoding acyl--CoA ligase has protein sequence MDIESPTLPALLAVRSATAGDAIAIVHDDASISYRELDARSREIAGRLVADGVGPHARVALLLENGIDWAVAAYGVARLGAVLVPLSTLLRPPELVAQLKQASVTHLIATPAYRGRDYVDELESVVPGVVTTTADGGRVPELPALQRVWKADALPTRTAPPEIVEALEAAVRPSHDFLILFTSGSRGAPKGVLHTHGNAIRAVASGLEARCIGRGERLYIPMPFFWTGGLAGGLLTALVAEATLLGESDPTPASTLALIARERVTLFRGWPDQATRIAADPAFAETDLSSLGGGSLPAILPEARRPRPGARANLFGMTETFGPYCGAAADRDLPEHARGSCGRPFDGIEVGILDLETGALAAPGEQGEIAVRGPNLMKGIVGRLREDTFTPDGYYRTGDLGLLDEDGYLFFKGRADDMFKVSGATVYPSEVEAALRSHPSVAQVFVTNVRDPETDRDVVGAAILCREVSDAAALDRLARERLSAFKVPKRWVQLTSLDEVPMMATGKVDKNGLQALIRSSGVSA, from the coding sequence ATGGACATTGAGAGCCCGACCCTTCCGGCCCTGCTGGCCGTGCGGAGCGCCACGGCGGGCGACGCGATCGCGATCGTCCACGACGACGCGTCGATTTCGTATCGCGAGCTCGACGCGCGAAGTCGGGAGATCGCCGGGCGGCTCGTCGCGGACGGCGTCGGCCCCCACGCGCGGGTCGCCCTGCTCCTCGAGAACGGGATCGACTGGGCGGTTGCGGCCTACGGCGTGGCACGGCTCGGGGCCGTCCTCGTCCCGCTCTCGACGCTGCTCCGCCCCCCGGAGCTGGTCGCCCAGCTGAAGCAGGCCTCCGTGACCCACCTGATCGCCACCCCGGCGTACCGCGGACGCGACTACGTCGACGAGCTCGAGTCGGTCGTGCCGGGGGTCGTGACGACGACGGCGGACGGGGGGCGCGTCCCGGAGCTGCCCGCGCTGCAACGGGTGTGGAAGGCCGATGCGCTCCCGACCCGAACGGCTCCTCCGGAGATCGTCGAGGCCCTCGAGGCGGCGGTCCGCCCTTCCCACGACTTCCTCATCCTCTTCACGTCGGGCAGCCGCGGCGCGCCCAAGGGCGTGCTCCACACGCACGGCAACGCGATCCGCGCCGTCGCCAGCGGCCTGGAAGCCCGCTGCATCGGTCGCGGCGAGCGCCTCTACATCCCCATGCCCTTCTTCTGGACGGGCGGCCTCGCGGGCGGACTCCTGACCGCGCTCGTGGCGGAGGCGACGCTGCTCGGCGAGTCCGACCCGACGCCGGCGAGCACCCTCGCCTTGATCGCGCGCGAACGCGTGACCCTCTTCCGGGGCTGGCCGGACCAGGCCACCCGGATCGCGGCCGACCCGGCCTTCGCCGAGACCGACCTGTCGAGCCTCGGAGGCGGCAGCCTCCCCGCGATCCTCCCCGAAGCGCGCCGCCCGCGACCCGGCGCCCGCGCCAATCTCTTCGGTATGACCGAGACCTTCGGCCCCTACTGCGGCGCCGCCGCGGACCGTGACCTCCCGGAACACGCACGGGGCAGCTGCGGTCGCCCCTTCGACGGAATCGAGGTCGGGATCCTCGACCTCGAGACCGGAGCGCTCGCCGCCCCGGGCGAGCAGGGCGAGATCGCCGTGCGGGGGCCGAACCTCATGAAGGGAATCGTCGGTCGGCTGCGGGAGGACACGTTCACCCCCGACGGCTACTACCGGACGGGCGACCTCGGCCTCCTCGACGAGGACGGCTACCTCTTCTTCAAGGGGCGCGCGGACGACATGTTCAAGGTGAGCGGCGCGACGGTGTATCCCTCGGAGGTGGAAGCCGCGCTGCGCAGCCACCCGTCCGTCGCCCAGGTCTTCGTCACCAACGTCCGCGATCCCGAGACCGATCGTGACGTCGTCGGCGCTGCGATCCTGTGCCGCGAAGTGTCCGACGCGGCGGCGCTCGACCGATTGGCCCGCGAACGGCTGAGCGCCTTCAAGGTCCCGAAGCGCTGGGTCCAGCTCACGTCGCTCGACGAGGTCCCGATGATGGCCACCGGAAAGGTCGACAAGAACGGCCTCCAGGCGCTGATCCGGTCGTCGGGGGTCTCGGCCTAG
- a CDS encoding acyl--CoA ligase produces MSHPIVDAGDDLPLTLPALLAARANEPGDFVVVDDERLGYREAEARSRPLARGLLAKGVGKGSFVGLLYPNGADFVVACLAVLRIGAIAVPLSTFSRPREIAELVRNASVDVLLAADGYRRNDFVGALREAFPELDLAHAGELWSTVAPCLRRIYFDPAPSDTHPDWTGGALLAAAASVSDEVLAAAEHDVAPSDPMVVIHTSGSTSTPKGVLHAHGALIRHVDNLNENRRYGRDEILFSNSPFFWIGGFAYTLLGTLLAGARLVCSNAEEPARVLDLLEQERPTMVNGFAQSVAHLPRDPTFPTRDLSSIRRGNLYPILPAALQPKDPGLRHGMLGMTEAGSVCLDAPDENDLPESRRGSFGRPAVGFEARIIDPESREPCATGAVGELQFRSPFLMQGYLGRERHETFEPDQWFRTGDLFHVDADGLHYFHGRAGAMIKTAGANVSPLEVAAEIADLTGCTAHVIGLPDPERGQRVAAALVSDEEIDFAALATALRDRLSAYKVPRSFLRLGEDDVPLMSSGKLDLRALEKCFDGH; encoded by the coding sequence ATGAGTCATCCGATCGTCGATGCAGGCGACGACCTGCCGCTCACGCTCCCCGCGCTGCTCGCCGCGCGGGCGAACGAGCCCGGGGACTTCGTCGTCGTCGACGACGAACGGCTCGGCTATCGGGAGGCGGAGGCACGCTCCCGTCCCCTCGCACGCGGCCTGCTCGCGAAGGGCGTCGGAAAGGGCTCGTTCGTCGGGCTGCTCTACCCGAACGGCGCGGACTTCGTCGTGGCGTGCCTCGCGGTCCTGCGGATCGGCGCGATCGCCGTGCCGCTCAGCACCTTCTCGCGCCCCCGCGAAATCGCCGAGCTCGTCCGGAACGCGTCGGTCGACGTCCTGCTCGCCGCCGACGGCTATCGACGCAACGACTTCGTCGGGGCGCTTCGCGAGGCGTTTCCCGAGCTCGACCTCGCGCACGCCGGCGAGCTCTGGTCGACCGTCGCCCCTTGTCTGCGCCGCATCTACTTCGACCCGGCGCCCTCCGACACCCACCCCGACTGGACCGGTGGCGCCCTGCTCGCCGCCGCGGCGTCCGTCTCCGACGAGGTCCTCGCCGCCGCCGAGCACGACGTCGCCCCGTCGGATCCGATGGTCGTGATCCACACCTCCGGCTCGACCAGCACGCCCAAGGGTGTGCTCCACGCGCACGGTGCCCTGATTCGTCACGTCGACAACCTCAACGAGAACCGACGCTACGGGCGCGACGAAATCCTCTTCTCGAACTCACCCTTCTTCTGGATCGGCGGCTTCGCCTACACCCTCCTCGGAACGCTCCTCGCGGGCGCGCGACTCGTCTGCTCGAACGCCGAGGAGCCGGCCCGCGTGCTCGACCTGCTCGAGCAGGAGCGGCCGACCATGGTGAACGGCTTCGCCCAGTCCGTCGCCCACCTGCCCCGGGATCCCACGTTCCCGACCCGCGACCTCTCGTCCATCCGGCGCGGCAACCTCTATCCGATCCTGCCCGCGGCCCTCCAGCCGAAGGATCCGGGACTGCGCCACGGCATGCTCGGCATGACCGAGGCGGGCAGCGTCTGCCTCGACGCGCCCGACGAAAACGACCTTCCGGAGAGCCGACGCGGCTCCTTCGGCCGACCGGCCGTCGGCTTCGAAGCGCGCATCATCGATCCGGAATCGAGGGAACCCTGCGCCACGGGCGCCGTCGGCGAGCTCCAGTTCCGCAGTCCCTTCCTGATGCAGGGCTACCTCGGTCGTGAGCGCCACGAGACCTTCGAGCCCGACCAGTGGTTCCGCACGGGAGACCTCTTCCACGTCGACGCCGACGGTCTCCACTACTTCCATGGACGGGCGGGGGCGATGATCAAGACCGCCGGCGCCAACGTCTCGCCCCTCGAGGTCGCGGCGGAGATCGCCGACCTCACCGGCTGCACGGCGCACGTGATCGGCCTGCCCGACCCCGAACGGGGCCAGCGCGTAGCCGCCGCCCTCGTCTCGGACGAGGAGATCGACTTCGCCGCGCTCGCGACGGCGCTCCGTGATCGGCTCTCCGCCTACAAGGTGCCCCGCAGCTTCCTGCGACTCGGCGAGGACGACGTACCGCTGATGTCGAGCGGAAAGCTCGACCTGCGGGCGCTGGAGAAGTGCTTCGATGGACATTGA
- a CDS encoding PaaI family thioesterase, with translation MTSPRAKWVFGNGALEETGRFAAVARRVISAALQQEGPSHALADLTDALERTAETLEAALPPHPHPRVGAHLEEDGRVYLDHSRNVGDYNPCFPVFALEVDGDRAEGCVRFPVAFEGPPGLVHGGFLAVLFDLAIQQHNCDVGATGKTTRLEVGYKAPTPLLTDLRIEIERVESDRRIQSEARLFDGDTLCATATMRAVASNQDDLPAVDPRRPV, from the coding sequence ATGACGTCGCCGCGCGCGAAATGGGTCTTCGGCAACGGCGCACTCGAGGAGACGGGTCGCTTCGCCGCCGTGGCGCGTCGCGTGATCTCCGCCGCGCTCCAGCAGGAGGGTCCGTCCCACGCCCTCGCCGATCTGACGGACGCGCTCGAGCGGACCGCGGAGACGCTCGAGGCCGCGCTCCCGCCCCACCCCCATCCCCGCGTGGGCGCCCACCTCGAGGAGGACGGCCGCGTCTACCTCGATCATTCGCGGAACGTCGGGGACTACAACCCGTGCTTCCCGGTCTTCGCGCTCGAGGTCGACGGCGACCGGGCCGAAGGCTGCGTCCGCTTCCCGGTCGCGTTCGAGGGGCCCCCGGGCCTCGTCCACGGCGGCTTTCTCGCGGTGCTCTTCGACCTCGCGATCCAGCAACACAACTGCGACGTCGGAGCCACCGGCAAGACCACCCGGCTCGAGGTCGGCTACAAGGCCCCGACTCCCCTGCTCACGGACCTGCGGATCGAGATCGAACGGGTCGAGTCGGACCGCCGCATCCAATCGGAAGCGCGGCTCTTCGACGGCGACACGCTCTGCGCGACGGCGACGATGCGCGCGGTCGCGAGCAACCAGGACGACCTCCCCGCCGTCGATCCCCGGAGACCGGTATGA